The Triticum aestivum cultivar Chinese Spring chromosome 3A, IWGSC CS RefSeq v2.1, whole genome shotgun sequence genome includes a region encoding these proteins:
- the LOC123056728 gene encoding uncharacterized protein → MTHWRIGSPNAIDLPDDDEEPERPSTRKNRRAPASEALQTTPRAEPVVQDTGDVNRGFVTFAEPLSSALPSSSTAQAPVDPPSVFATHHVPEDKVNAAKEAIRQAGIMMEKMKTVRDASQAAYDASSALQSNVQKSCDLGARFADLEKQQIQLNLYLELARIELQNVGDDAAGCMSEYFDL, encoded by the exons atGACACACTGGAGAATTGGCT CTCCCAACgctattgacctccctgatgatgatgaagagcccgagaggccttcgACGAGGAAAAATAGGCGAGCTCCTGCAAGCGAGGCGCTACAgacgacgccgagggcggaaccagttgTTCAGGACACTGGCGACGTCAATCGGGGTTTTGTTACCTTCGCTgagccactgtcgagtgccttgccttcttcgtcgactgctcaggcccctgtcgacccgccttcagtttttgcgacccatcatgtcccagaggacaaGGTGAATGCTgctaaggaagccatacgccaggcgggcattatgatggagaagatgaagacggtgcgggacgccagccaagccgcctatgatgccagctcggctctccagagcaacgttcag aaatcttgtgatcttggagctcgctttgctgacttggagaagcagcagattcaactgaacctttaCTTGGAGCTGGCCAGGATAGAGCTGCAAAATGTCGGAGACGACGCCGCAG GCTGCATGTCTGAGTACTTCGATCTATGA
- the LOC123060127 gene encoding uncharacterized protein, with protein sequence MEDVAGMIFSGPEFKKMDENMRMLTVDVFKAIPRPTVSTAAPLASAAAAAAARDGVDRISRLPVGILRNIVSRLPAKDAARTTALAKRWRRVWHSVPLVLVDAHLLSDRSVVGRGRGSTQFREMGLDSWYAGLFRILDAMGTLADNVSHVLAAHPGPFAFVYLAGNNMLYHPDKLELWLKLLAAKGVKELVFVNLASKFDDQLPIPAELFNCTALTKLYIGTWCFPDTSTSHLPPTAAFPYLRELGLCNLLIKDEDLAFLLDRCPVLEKLMIARARWPVCLRIHSRSLRSVQVCMAIVPEINVVRATRLERLFLWEAWGWGDRDLTNMSSKVKIGHAPKLRFLGFLVPGMHQLEIGNTAIMANTKASPNTTVPSVQMLGVQVKLGTHFEARMLPSFLRCFPNIETLYVQSENDDFKFWGPKTGGTSKAINLKFWKDAGPIECIQRHIKKLVLREFRGRKSELDFLKYIAEHAQVLEEMVIVMTHGHLPSDNLGAKLRIFMASAKWANGCCKMMVFKSPFEQEGTAWCYLRGFDFSIEDPFDVSKCREDKCAAH encoded by the exons ATGGAGGACGTAGCCGGGATGATTTTCTCTGGCCCCGAGTTCAAGAAGATGGACGAGAACATGCGAATGCTGACGGTGGACGTCTTCAAGGCCATCCCCAGGCCGACCGTCTCCACGGCCGCGCCcctcgccagcgccgccgccgccgccgccgcgcgggaCGGCGTCGACCGCATCAGCCGCCTCCCCGTCGGGATCCTCCGCAACATCGTCTCCCGCCTCCCCGCCAAGGACGCCGCGCGCACCACCGCGCTGGCCAAGCGCTGGCGCCGCGTCTGGCACTCGGTGCCGCTCGTCCTCGTCGACGCGCACCTCCTCTCCGACCGCAGCGTCGTGGGGCGCGGCCGCGGCTCCACCCAGTTCCGCGAGATGGGCCTCGACTCCTGGTACGCCGGCCTGTTTCGCATCCTGGACGCCATGGGCACCCTCGCAGACAACGTGTCCCACGTCCTCGCCGCGCACCCGGGCCCCTTCGCCTTCGTCTACCTCGCCGGCAACAACATGTTGTATCACCCGGACAAGTTGGAGCTCTGGCTCAAACTCCTCGCCGCCAAGGGCGTCAAAGAACTCGTCTTTGTGAACCTCGCATCCAAGTTCGACGACCAGCTGCCCATACCCGCCGAGCTCTTCAACTGCACCGCCCTCACCAAGCTCTACATCGGCACCTGGTGCTTCCCGGACACAAGCACATCCCACCTCCCGCCTACTGCCGCGTTCCCCTACCTCCGGGAGCTTGGCCTCTGCAACCTCCTCATCAAGGACGAGGACCTCGCCTTCCTGCTGGACAGATGCCCCGTCCTGGAGAAGCTCATGATCGCCAGAGCCCGGTGGCCAGTGTGCCTCCGCATCCACAGCCGCAGTCTACGAAGCGTTCAGGTGTGCATGGCTATCGTGCCAGAAATCAATGTGGTGCGCGCTACACGCCTGGAGAGGCTCTTTCTGTGGGAAGCTTGGGGTTGGGGCGACCGTGATCTCACCAACATGTCCTCCAAAGTCAAGATCGGCCATGCACCCAAGCTGCGCTTCCTGGGATTCTTGGTGCCTGGAATGCACCAACTTGAGATTGGCAACACAGCCATCATG GCTAACACCAAGGCAAGTCCAAACACCACTGTCCCAAGCGTTCAGATGCTGGGAGTTCAAGTGAAACTTGGAACCCACTTTGAAGCCAGGATGCTGCCTAGTTTCCTCAGATGCTTTCCTAACATCGAGACGCTCTATGTCCAG TCCGAGAATGATGACTTCAAGTTCTGGGGACCTAAAACTGGTGGCACAAGCAAAGCCATCAACCTCAAGTTCTGGAAGGATGCTGGTCCTATTGAATGCATCCAGAGGCACATCAAGAAGTTGGTTCTCCGTGAGTTCCGGGGGAGGAAAAGCGAGCTTGACTTCCTCAAGTACATTGCCGAGCATGCGCAAGTTCTGGAGGAGATGGTGATTGTGATGACCCATGGGCATTTGCCGTCAGATAATTTGGGTGCCAAGCTGAGGATCTTCATGGCTTCTGCAAAATGGGCTAATGGATGCTGCAAGATGATGGTCTTCAAGAGTCCATTTGAGCAAGAAGGTACAGCGTGGTGCTACCTAAGAGGATTTGATTTTTCTATTGAGGATCCTTTCGATGTCTCAAAATGCCGCGAAGACAAATGTGCTGCCCATTAG